Proteins found in one Bremerella volcania genomic segment:
- the tssC gene encoding type VI secretion system contractile sheath large subunit — MSAGEQQSAQSAAQNEEATSLLDAAITATKQTEQPRAKELIQTLVQEAMKGTVTFDKDIIRTINQGIAAIDEAVSKQLAAVMHHPEFQKLEGSWRGLHYLVSNSETGEMLKLRVLNASKKDISKDLERAVEFDQSTLFKKVYESEFGLAGGTPYGALIGNYEWDNTPDDIAALEKMSGVAASAFAPFLTAPSAKFFGFDDWEELSKPRDLAKIFDSQEYIKWNSFRQSEDSRFVTMCMPRTLARLPYGAATKPIEEFNYEEVETGPGGQPIEVDHGEYCWMNTAFVMGAKLTDAFAKTGWCTAIRGVENGGKVEGLPVHVFKSSDGDSGVKCPTEVAITDRREAELSKLGFLSLCHFKDTDYSVFFGGQTTQRPKQYHDPDATANAEISARLPYIMASSRFAHYLKVIARDKIGSFMERDDCERWLNDWIHNYVCADEHPSAEVKARLPLAQARVEVTETPGKPGSYNAVAYLRPWLQMEELTASLRMVASIPQKAG, encoded by the coding sequence ATGAGTGCAGGCGAACAACAATCCGCCCAATCGGCGGCACAAAACGAAGAGGCTACCAGTCTGCTGGATGCCGCGATCACCGCGACCAAGCAGACCGAACAGCCGCGAGCCAAGGAATTGATTCAGACCCTGGTTCAAGAGGCCATGAAGGGGACGGTCACCTTCGATAAAGACATCATTCGTACGATCAACCAAGGGATCGCGGCGATTGACGAGGCCGTGTCGAAACAACTAGCAGCCGTGATGCATCATCCTGAATTCCAGAAATTGGAAGGCAGTTGGCGCGGCTTGCACTACCTGGTCAGCAACAGCGAAACGGGCGAAATGCTCAAGCTTCGCGTGCTCAACGCCTCGAAGAAGGACATCTCGAAGGACCTGGAACGTGCCGTCGAATTCGACCAGAGCACGCTCTTCAAGAAGGTTTACGAGAGCGAATTCGGCCTGGCGGGCGGTACGCCTTACGGCGCGCTGATCGGCAACTACGAATGGGACAACACCCCAGACGACATCGCCGCTCTGGAAAAGATGTCCGGCGTAGCCGCCTCGGCGTTCGCTCCTTTCTTGACGGCTCCGAGTGCGAAGTTCTTCGGTTTCGACGACTGGGAAGAACTTTCCAAGCCGCGCGACTTGGCGAAGATCTTCGATTCGCAAGAGTACATCAAGTGGAACTCGTTCCGTCAGTCGGAAGATTCCCGCTTCGTGACGATGTGCATGCCGCGCACCTTGGCTCGTTTGCCTTACGGTGCCGCGACCAAGCCGATCGAAGAATTCAACTACGAAGAAGTGGAAACGGGTCCTGGCGGTCAGCCGATCGAAGTCGATCACGGCGAGTACTGCTGGATGAACACGGCATTCGTGATGGGTGCCAAGTTGACCGACGCATTCGCCAAGACCGGCTGGTGCACTGCCATCCGTGGTGTCGAAAACGGCGGTAAGGTCGAAGGCCTGCCGGTTCACGTCTTCAAGAGCAGCGACGGCGACTCAGGCGTCAAGTGTCCGACTGAAGTGGCGATTACCGATCGTCGTGAAGCGGAATTGAGCAAGCTCGGTTTCCTCTCGCTTTGCCACTTTAAGGATACCGACTACTCGGTTTTCTTCGGTGGTCAAACGACTCAAAGGCCGAAGCAGTACCACGATCCCGATGCGACGGCCAATGCCGAAATTTCGGCTCGCTTGCCGTACATCATGGCATCGTCTCGCTTCGCCCATTACCTGAAGGTGATCGCTCGCGACAAGATCGGTTCGTTCATGGAACGAGACGATTGCGAACGCTGGCTGAACGACTGGATTCACAACTACGTTTGTGCGGACGAACACCCCAGTGCCGAAGTCAAAGCTCGTTTGCCGCTGGCCCAGGCACGTGTGGAAGTCACCGAAACGCCCGGCAAGCCCGGTTCGTACAACGCGGTGGCTTACCTGCGACCTTGGCTGCAAATGGAAGAACTGACCGCCTCGCTCCGCATGGTGGCATCGATTCCGCAGAAAGCTGGTTAG
- the tssC gene encoding type VI secretion system contractile sheath large subunit: protein MSAEFQSQPEEYAEAPAEQALPLEETSAPSEDAYSGSILDWIVSNENVQQSNRAAHRWDEFMNAESVREKLVAWLGKIDGLSKKSLVLRLNADVAQIDQWLTDQLNAILHHPKFQKLEASWRGLQYLTDMVDDEADRERVMIRVLNASWKDVERDIERAVEFDSSELFKKIYEEEFGTAGGKPFGVMIGDYEIHPNPTKNHPHRDLDTLQGLAGIAAAAFCPFIAGASPTMFGLDEFTGLEHVENLRSGFDQAEFTQWHAFRKTEDARFVGLVMPRVLMRLPYETFDARADGFSFREEVGGRDRRKYLWGNASYAFAEVLIRAFSECGWLAQIRGVQRNVVGGGLVSRLAVHHFSTDRHGVAPKSSTDCIISDRQEAELAHLGFIPLTRCHDTELSAFYSNQTVQKPKVYEDEAATQNAKISAMLQYILCTSQFAHALKVIARDKVGTFEDRDAVERFLNDWIHEYVTPDEKAKPATKAARPLRQAEIRLRDDPGKPGSYHCTFKLWPHYQLDDLVASIRMKTNIEGRRQ from the coding sequence ATGAGTGCCGAGTTTCAGTCGCAACCCGAAGAGTACGCCGAGGCGCCTGCCGAGCAGGCATTGCCCCTCGAAGAAACGAGCGCGCCAAGCGAGGACGCTTATTCCGGCTCGATCTTAGATTGGATTGTTTCCAACGAGAACGTCCAGCAGTCGAATCGGGCAGCCCATCGCTGGGACGAATTCATGAACGCCGAATCCGTTCGTGAAAAGCTGGTTGCGTGGCTGGGCAAGATTGATGGACTCTCGAAGAAGTCGCTCGTGCTCCGTTTGAATGCGGACGTCGCACAAATCGATCAGTGGCTTACCGATCAACTCAATGCCATCTTGCATCATCCAAAGTTTCAAAAGCTGGAAGCTTCCTGGCGCGGCCTGCAATACTTGACCGACATGGTTGACGACGAGGCCGATCGCGAACGCGTCATGATTCGTGTACTCAACGCGAGTTGGAAGGATGTCGAACGCGACATTGAACGGGCCGTCGAGTTCGATTCAAGCGAGTTGTTCAAAAAGATCTACGAGGAAGAATTCGGAACCGCCGGCGGCAAGCCGTTTGGCGTGATGATTGGGGACTACGAGATTCACCCTAATCCGACCAAGAATCATCCTCACCGCGACCTGGACACGCTGCAAGGGCTCGCAGGTATTGCTGCTGCGGCGTTTTGTCCCTTTATTGCCGGGGCCAGTCCCACGATGTTCGGCCTGGACGAGTTTACGGGGCTCGAGCACGTCGAGAACTTGCGTTCGGGGTTCGATCAGGCGGAATTCACGCAGTGGCACGCATTTCGCAAAACGGAAGATGCTCGATTCGTCGGCCTGGTCATGCCGCGCGTTTTGATGCGTTTGCCTTACGAAACCTTCGATGCCAGGGCCGACGGGTTTAGTTTTCGAGAGGAAGTCGGCGGTCGTGATCGTCGCAAGTACCTCTGGGGGAATGCGTCGTACGCGTTTGCGGAAGTCCTGATTCGCGCTTTCTCGGAGTGTGGTTGGCTGGCTCAAATCCGCGGCGTCCAGCGCAATGTCGTGGGGGGCGGGCTCGTGAGTCGACTGGCCGTTCATCACTTCAGTACCGATCGACACGGGGTTGCTCCCAAGTCTTCCACGGACTGTATTATCTCGGATCGGCAAGAAGCGGAACTGGCACATTTGGGGTTCATTCCTCTCACGCGGTGTCACGATACGGAGTTGAGCGCGTTTTACTCGAATCAAACGGTGCAAAAGCCCAAGGTTTACGAAGACGAGGCGGCCACGCAAAACGCGAAGATTTCCGCCATGCTGCAGTACATCTTATGTACCAGCCAGTTCGCCCATGCATTGAAGGTGATTGCCCGGGACAAGGTTGGTACCTTCGAGGATCGCGATGCGGTCGAGCGATTCTTGAACGACTGGATTCACGAATACGTTACGCCAGATGAAAAGGCCAAGCCGGCAACCAAGGCCGCGCGACCGCTGCGTCAGGCAGAAATCCGCTTGCGAGACGACCCTGGCAAGCCGGGTTCGTATCACTGTACCTTTAAACTTTGGCCGCATTATCAACTGGATGACCTGGTCGCATCGATTCGCATGAAGACCAATATCGAAGGTCGCCGACAATAA
- a CDS encoding type VI secretion system accessory protein TagJ translates to MSIGEQLKAGQLNEAIEAAIQDVKKKPMQWDLRIALAQLLCLRGDLERADNHLETAQIQSPDAILRISMYRQMIRGEMTRNECWEQGRTPDLMQNQEPSPLIEKNLRLILALREKNMEEASTLVDEIEEERPIVKGKCDGVEFEDIRDQDDRTAFFLETITSNGKYFWIPFEAIDSVEFHAPEQPCDLIWRRATMNAYGQEGDVFINALYPGSSQSEEMTHKLGQSTTWLGEEGEPGRGLGQRMLWLGEDEKSIMEIGMLELTH, encoded by the coding sequence ATGAGCATCGGCGAACAACTGAAAGCGGGGCAACTGAATGAAGCCATCGAGGCGGCTATTCAGGATGTCAAGAAGAAGCCCATGCAGTGGGACTTGCGAATCGCGCTGGCCCAACTGCTATGTTTGCGAGGGGATCTCGAGCGAGCCGATAACCACCTGGAAACGGCTCAGATTCAGTCTCCCGATGCGATCCTTCGCATCTCAATGTATCGGCAGATGATCCGGGGCGAGATGACCCGCAACGAATGCTGGGAGCAAGGACGCACGCCTGACCTGATGCAGAATCAAGAGCCGTCTCCTCTGATCGAGAAGAATTTGCGGCTGATTCTCGCGCTGCGAGAAAAGAACATGGAAGAGGCTTCGACGCTGGTCGACGAAATCGAAGAGGAACGTCCGATCGTGAAGGGAAAGTGCGACGGCGTCGAATTTGAAGACATCCGGGACCAGGACGATCGCACCGCGTTCTTCCTGGAAACGATCACCAGTAATGGCAAGTATTTCTGGATTCCTTTCGAAGCGATCGATTCGGTTGAGTTTCATGCTCCTGAGCAGCCGTGCGATTTGATCTGGCGGCGGGCAACGATGAACGCCTATGGTCAGGAAGGGGACGTCTTCATCAACGCTCTTTACCCGGGCAGTTCCCAAAGTGAAGAGATGACGCACAAGTTGGGACAAAGCACAACCTGGCTTGGAGAAGAAGGTGAACCGGGACGCGGCCTCGGCCAGCGAATGCTCTGGCTGGGTGAGGATGAGAAGTCGATTATGGAAATCGGCATGTTGGAATTGACCCACTAA
- the tssE gene encoding type VI secretion system baseplate subunit TssE, translating into MSKGNPDEEPLMPSVFDRLIDNEPFNSRETPHSQTQTMREIRESVMRDLENLLNTRWRCKSWPPQLNELNNSLINYGIPDFSSIDLSSDMDRDSLREAIEFAIRTFETRFVSVRVEIPEKSRSEDRTLHFIIRAELHATPAPEPIVFDSKLEPSDHLFHVRRKDR; encoded by the coding sequence ATGTCCAAAGGGAATCCGGATGAAGAACCACTCATGCCGTCGGTGTTTGACCGACTGATTGACAACGAGCCGTTCAATTCGCGCGAGACGCCCCATTCGCAAACGCAGACCATGCGGGAAATCCGTGAGTCGGTCATGCGCGACCTGGAAAATCTGTTGAATACGCGTTGGCGCTGCAAGTCATGGCCGCCGCAGCTCAACGAACTGAATAATTCGCTGATCAACTACGGGATTCCCGATTTCTCATCCATCGACCTGAGTTCGGACATGGATCGCGATTCGCTCCGCGAGGCGATTGAATTCGCGATCCGTACGTTTGAGACTCGCTTTGTTTCGGTGCGTGTCGAGATTCCCGAGAAGAGTAGGTCGGAAGACCGGACTCTGCACTTCATCATCCGGGCCGAACTCCATGCGACGCCGGCCCCCGAACCGATTGTGTTTGATTCGAAGCTGGAGCCATCGGATCATCTATTTCATGTCAGACGGAAAGATCGATGA
- the tssF gene encoding type VI secretion system baseplate subunit TssF, with the protein MSDELLEFYRRERAYLLDQGKAFARANPKIASRLGLGGDDFKDPHVGRLVESFAYLNARTRLKLEDDFPEIAASMLEVLFPHLLRPIPSMSVVQFGLDRAQVEAVNGFQVVQGTSLETEQIDGDPCRFRTCYPVTCWPIEVSEVSMMSHPFEAPQTPYNAEASAMIRIGLKSFTSTIDLSQLKLKTLRFFIKEQAPYKFDLYEMLMTSVVGVAVAQHHKSAEFQMLGRNCIQPVGFHREEGMFDYPARSFLGYRLLTEFFTFPDKFLFFDLNLESALKRIPGEQAEIYIFLKRGNSDLERRLHVDNLRIGCTPITNLYRQEAEPIRLTHEKTEYHVIPDSRRPFANEIYSIDEVTAVSQDHREVSYHPFYSFKHSSESHDAETYWHAVRRPNPGGEESGDEGTELFLSVVDLNFTPSAEQQWSLHADLTCFNRDLPERLPFGGDQPKLSMSGLAPITKIKCLLPPTPTRRPDVEQGIRWRLISHLSLNHLSLSDDAEGSHALREILGLYDYVDSGVSRAFIEGISSLRSEPCTARVKTPNGTVFCRGTRLHVTFDSSSYTGGGMFLMASVLERFFALYCTINSFTQTVMHDETGEEIYRWAPRAGENVLL; encoded by the coding sequence ATGAGCGACGAACTGCTCGAGTTTTACCGCCGCGAACGCGCCTACCTGTTGGATCAGGGCAAAGCGTTTGCTCGTGCCAACCCCAAGATTGCCAGTCGTTTGGGCCTTGGTGGTGACGACTTTAAAGATCCGCACGTTGGCCGCCTGGTCGAGTCGTTTGCTTATCTCAACGCACGGACGCGTCTCAAGCTGGAAGACGATTTTCCCGAGATTGCCGCGTCAATGCTGGAGGTTCTCTTCCCGCATTTGCTGCGGCCGATCCCCTCGATGTCCGTTGTCCAGTTCGGACTGGATCGAGCTCAGGTCGAAGCGGTGAATGGCTTTCAGGTGGTCCAAGGAACCAGTCTCGAGACCGAGCAGATCGACGGAGACCCGTGCCGCTTTCGGACTTGCTATCCGGTTACCTGTTGGCCGATCGAAGTCAGCGAAGTCAGCATGATGAGTCATCCGTTCGAGGCACCGCAGACTCCGTACAATGCGGAAGCCTCCGCGATGATCCGCATCGGCTTGAAGAGCTTCACTTCGACGATCGATCTGAGCCAATTGAAACTGAAGACGCTTCGGTTTTTTATCAAAGAGCAAGCCCCCTACAAATTCGACCTGTATGAAATGTTGATGACGTCGGTCGTCGGTGTCGCGGTGGCTCAGCATCATAAGTCGGCCGAATTTCAAATGCTCGGTCGCAACTGCATTCAGCCAGTCGGTTTCCATCGGGAAGAAGGGATGTTCGACTACCCGGCCCGCTCGTTCCTGGGATATCGCCTACTGACGGAGTTCTTTACCTTTCCTGACAAGTTCCTGTTTTTCGATCTGAATCTGGAATCCGCCTTAAAGAGGATCCCCGGCGAACAGGCAGAGATTTACATCTTCTTGAAACGAGGGAACTCCGACCTGGAACGTCGCCTGCATGTCGACAACCTGCGGATCGGGTGTACGCCGATCACCAATCTGTATCGGCAAGAGGCCGAGCCGATTCGGCTGACGCACGAGAAGACCGAGTACCACGTGATCCCAGACTCGCGGCGGCCGTTTGCCAACGAAATCTATTCGATTGACGAGGTCACCGCCGTATCGCAGGATCATCGCGAGGTCAGTTACCATCCGTTTTATTCGTTCAAGCACTCGTCCGAATCGCACGATGCCGAAACGTACTGGCACGCGGTTCGGCGGCCGAATCCTGGCGGCGAAGAATCAGGGGACGAAGGAACCGAGTTATTCCTGTCGGTGGTCGATCTGAACTTCACTCCCAGCGCCGAGCAGCAATGGAGCTTGCACGCGGACTTGACCTGCTTCAATCGGGATCTTCCTGAGCGACTTCCGTTTGGCGGCGATCAGCCCAAGTTGAGCATGTCAGGCTTGGCCCCCATTACCAAGATCAAGTGCCTGCTGCCTCCGACGCCGACACGTCGTCCGGACGTCGAGCAGGGGATTCGGTGGCGTTTGATTTCCCATCTGTCTCTGAACCATCTGTCGCTCAGTGATGACGCGGAAGGTTCGCACGCATTGCGAGAGATCCTGGGCTTATACGATTACGTCGATTCCGGGGTGAGCCGGGCATTCATCGAGGGAATCTCGTCGCTACGAAGCGAGCCCTGCACGGCGCGCGTGAAGACGCCCAATGGTACCGTGTTCTGCCGCGGTACGCGCCTGCACGTCACGTTTGACTCCAGTAGTTACACCGGTGGCGGTATGTTTTTGATGGCGAGCGTGCTCGAGCGATTTTTCGCCCTGTATTGCACGATCAATTCATTCACCCAGACGGTCATGCATGACGAGACCGGAGAGGAGATCTACCGTTGGGCACCGAGGGCCGGCGAAAACGTGCTACTGTAG
- the tssG gene encoding type VI secretion system baseplate subunit TssG yields MGTEGRRKRATVASRLIEQPYQFDFFQAMRLLEKMAQEDPEAFPNWKPIGQDGPPHRELVQLKVLCARTFPPSEVTSIVRRRPDAEDAPPEGEPPFTMTTTFMGVFGAQGVMPLHYTQTILDRVRRKDYALRDFIDLFHHRILSFFYRAWEKYRFPIAFERARRNTPKPKDLDLFTETLYALVGMGTDGIRDRLLIDDETFLYYAGHFAHRPRSALGLQQILEDYFSFDVVVQQYTGHWLYIDPADQSRLPDSAGMLGGNNRLGEETVIGHRMWNCETRFRLRIGPVDYRQYQRLMPSGDQLGEVAQLTRTYVGNSLDFDMQLVLKNSEVPQCILGSEEDPCFLGYNMWLRVGEFVNDVEDAVFQHSGYPLGSTQASAK; encoded by the coding sequence TTGGGCACCGAGGGCCGGCGAAAACGTGCTACTGTAGCCAGTCGCCTGATCGAACAGCCGTACCAGTTCGACTTTTTCCAGGCCATGCGGCTACTGGAGAAGATGGCTCAGGAAGATCCTGAAGCGTTCCCGAATTGGAAGCCGATTGGGCAAGACGGGCCACCGCATCGCGAGTTGGTCCAACTGAAGGTTCTGTGCGCGCGGACTTTTCCGCCGAGCGAGGTCACGTCGATTGTTCGTCGCCGTCCCGATGCCGAAGATGCACCACCAGAAGGGGAACCTCCCTTCACGATGACGACGACCTTCATGGGGGTTTTCGGTGCCCAAGGGGTGATGCCGCTGCACTACACGCAGACCATTCTTGATCGCGTCCGTCGCAAAGATTACGCCCTGCGCGACTTTATCGATCTCTTTCACCATCGGATTTTGTCGTTCTTCTATCGGGCCTGGGAAAAGTATCGCTTTCCCATTGCTTTTGAAAGAGCTCGGCGAAATACACCCAAGCCGAAAGATCTCGATCTATTCACCGAGACGTTGTACGCACTGGTGGGGATGGGGACCGACGGCATCCGAGATCGCCTGCTGATCGACGATGAAACGTTCCTGTACTACGCCGGCCACTTCGCGCACCGTCCGCGTTCGGCGCTCGGGCTTCAGCAGATCCTGGAAGATTACTTCTCCTTTGACGTCGTTGTGCAGCAATACACAGGCCACTGGTTGTATATCGATCCGGCCGATCAATCTCGCTTGCCCGACTCGGCGGGGATGCTTGGTGGAAACAATCGGCTTGGTGAAGAGACCGTCATCGGGCATCGTATGTGGAACTGCGAAACGCGGTTTCGGCTGCGGATCGGTCCGGTCGATTATCGGCAGTACCAGCGACTGATGCCCAGCGGCGATCAACTCGGCGAGGTTGCTCAACTGACGCGGACCTACGTCGGGAATTCATTGGATTTTGATATGCAACTGGTGTTAAAAAATTCAGAGGTTCCCCAGTGCATCCTCGGGAGTGAGGAAGACCCATGTTTTTTGGGGTATAACATGTGGCTGCGAGTTGGCGAATTCGTCAACGATGTGGAAGATGCCGTATTCCAGCACTCGGGGTATCCGCTGGGATCGACCCAGGCATCAGCGAAGTAG
- the tssH gene encoding type VI secretion system ATPase TssH, with protein sequence MASVNLKSLVGKLNGTCRRTLEAAAGLCLSRTNYNVEVEHWLTKILETPNTDLDAIMRNYEIDPSKLVTELTRAMDKLKTGNARPPALSQTVVDLARDAWLLASVDYLEPTVRSGHLIIAMLSDRITAQAILSTCPEFEKISLEDLKTHLAKITAETSEEEESQASLATAPATGGPGGGPARPTKTPGLDQFTIDLTERAKKGEIDPVLGRDDEIRQIVDILCRRRQNNPILTGEAGVGKTAVVEGFALRVAAEDVPDALKNVSIRTLDLALLQAGAGVKGEFENRLKSVIEEVKSSPKPIILFIDEAHTMIGAGGQAGQGDAANLLKPALARGELRTIAATTWAEYKKYFERDAALARRFQVVKVEEPSEDKCIGMMRGLVSTLEHHHNVRILNEAVESAVKLSHRYISGRQLPDKAVSLLDTACARIGLSQNSTPPQIEHLVRMIDRIETEVEILNREMASGAEGHETTIAELEEQKKTSEASLEALTKRWEQEKELVNQIRELQDELAEDDVKRRQPVVEGEPKPELLSDAKRDEIKQKVKKEQAQLLEIQGESPLVHICCDTNAVAETVGAWTGIPVGRMVANEIATVLKLQDLMEESVVGQSHAMLQIAESIKTSRANLEDPNRPIGIFLLAGTSGVGKTETALTLANLLYGGEQNMTTINMSEFKEEHKVSLLMGSPPGYVGYGEGGVLTEAVRRKPYSVILLDEMEKAHPGVQDVFYQVFDKGHMKDGEGRDIDFKNTVIIMTSNAGTDLIMSLCKDPETRPDPQGLHDAMHEELLKTFKPAFLGRISIIPYFPLDDAVMKKIIRLKLKKVGRRVNDHYRATFDYSDALVDAIAARCTEVDTGARNVDKILTRTLLPEMSGEFLSRMAEGKEIKSAEVDIDKDGNFVYSIG encoded by the coding sequence ATGGCATCCGTGAACTTGAAATCGTTGGTGGGGAAACTCAATGGTACATGTCGGCGTACGTTGGAAGCCGCCGCGGGGTTGTGCCTTTCGCGTACGAATTACAACGTTGAGGTCGAACATTGGTTGACCAAAATACTGGAGACCCCGAACACCGATCTCGACGCGATCATGCGCAACTACGAGATCGATCCCAGCAAACTGGTGACCGAGTTGACCAGGGCGATGGATAAACTGAAGACCGGCAATGCCCGGCCGCCAGCTTTGAGCCAAACCGTCGTTGACCTGGCCCGCGATGCGTGGCTCTTGGCATCGGTTGATTACCTTGAGCCGACCGTTCGCAGTGGGCACTTGATTATTGCGATGCTTTCCGATCGGATCACGGCCCAGGCAATTCTTTCCACCTGCCCCGAGTTCGAAAAGATCAGCCTGGAAGACCTCAAGACCCATCTCGCCAAGATAACGGCGGAAACTTCGGAAGAAGAAGAGTCGCAAGCCTCCCTGGCGACGGCACCGGCAACCGGAGGACCCGGCGGTGGGCCGGCGCGGCCGACTAAGACGCCAGGACTCGATCAGTTCACGATCGATCTGACCGAGAGAGCCAAGAAGGGCGAGATCGATCCGGTTCTGGGTCGCGATGACGAAATCCGCCAGATCGTCGACATTCTCTGTCGTCGCCGCCAGAACAATCCGATCCTGACCGGTGAAGCAGGCGTCGGGAAAACGGCCGTCGTCGAAGGATTCGCCCTGCGCGTCGCCGCCGAAGATGTGCCGGACGCTTTGAAGAACGTTTCGATTCGCACGTTAGACCTGGCCTTGCTTCAGGCCGGTGCTGGCGTGAAGGGGGAATTCGAGAACCGACTGAAATCGGTGATCGAAGAGGTCAAATCTTCGCCCAAGCCAATCATTCTGTTCATTGACGAAGCCCACACCATGATTGGTGCCGGTGGCCAGGCCGGTCAGGGTGATGCAGCCAATCTGCTGAAGCCAGCTTTGGCGCGCGGCGAACTACGCACGATTGCCGCCACCACCTGGGCCGAGTACAAGAAGTACTTCGAGCGGGACGCCGCGCTGGCTCGTCGTTTTCAAGTGGTCAAGGTCGAAGAGCCTAGCGAAGACAAGTGCATCGGCATGATGCGTGGTCTCGTTTCGACCCTCGAACACCACCACAACGTTCGTATCTTGAACGAGGCGGTCGAATCCGCGGTCAAGCTTTCCCATCGTTACATCTCGGGCCGGCAGTTGCCGGACAAGGCGGTCAGCTTGCTCGATACGGCGTGTGCTCGGATTGGCCTGAGCCAAAACTCGACGCCCCCTCAGATCGAGCACCTCGTACGGATGATCGATCGAATCGAAACCGAAGTCGAGATCCTGAATCGAGAAATGGCATCCGGGGCCGAAGGGCACGAGACGACGATCGCCGAACTCGAGGAGCAAAAGAAGACTTCCGAAGCAAGCCTGGAAGCGCTCACCAAACGGTGGGAGCAGGAAAAGGAGTTGGTCAATCAAATTCGCGAGCTTCAGGATGAACTGGCGGAAGACGACGTCAAACGTCGCCAGCCTGTCGTCGAAGGAGAGCCCAAGCCGGAACTGCTGAGCGACGCCAAGCGGGACGAAATCAAGCAGAAGGTCAAGAAAGAGCAGGCCCAACTGCTGGAGATCCAAGGGGAATCACCGCTGGTACACATTTGCTGCGATACCAATGCCGTCGCTGAAACGGTTGGGGCCTGGACGGGTATTCCTGTTGGAAGGATGGTTGCCAACGAGATCGCGACCGTTCTCAAGCTGCAAGACTTGATGGAGGAAAGCGTGGTCGGCCAGTCGCACGCGATGTTGCAGATTGCCGAAAGCATCAAGACGTCGCGTGCCAATCTCGAAGATCCGAATCGACCAATCGGCATCTTCCTGTTGGCCGGCACCAGTGGTGTCGGTAAGACAGAAACGGCACTCACGCTGGCCAATTTGCTTTACGGTGGCGAGCAGAACATGACCACGATCAACATGTCGGAATTCAAGGAAGAGCACAAAGTGTCACTTCTGATGGGTTCGCCTCCCGGGTACGTCGGCTACGGCGAAGGTGGCGTGCTGACCGAAGCGGTCCGCCGCAAACCGTACAGCGTCATTCTTCTGGACGAAATGGAGAAGGCACACCCCGGCGTGCAAGACGTCTTTTACCAGGTGTTCGACAAGGGACACATGAAAGATGGCGAGGGTCGCGATATCGACTTCAAGAACACGGTCATCATCATGACCTCGAACGCTGGTACCGACTTGATCATGAGTCTTTGCAAAGACCCCGAAACACGCCCTGATCCGCAGGGGTTGCACGACGCAATGCACGAGGAACTACTGAAAACGTTCAAGCCGGCATTCCTGGGGCGTATTTCGATCATTCCCTACTTCCCACTCGATGACGCGGTGATGAAGAAGATCATTCGCCTGAAGTTGAAGAAGGTCGGACGCCGCGTGAACGATCACTACCGAGCAACGTTCGACTATTCCGACGCCCTGGTCGATGCCATCGCTGCCCGCTGCACGGAAGTCGATACCGGCGCTCGCAACGTCGACAAGATTCTGACCCGGACGCTCTTGCCAGAGATGTCAGGCGAGTTCCTCTCGCGCATGGCCGAGGGGAAGGAGATCAAGTCTGCGGAAGTCGACATCGACAAAGATGGCAACTTTGTCTATTCGATCGGATAG